CTGGCGCACGTTTCCGGGGCCGCCGCCGCCGCCGAACACGTTGATGACATTGGTGCCCAGGCTGGCGATGGACGATTCGACCATGGACTTCGCCCCTTGGCCGACCGCCATCATGGTTATCACCGAACCTACGCCGATGATGATGCCCAGCATGGTCAGGAAGGACCTCAGCTTGTTGCGCATCATCGACCGCAGCGCGATCAGCATCAAGGCCGAAAACCGCATCAGGCGATCCCTTCCGCGGGTTTCAGTTTGGCGAGTTCGGCGCGGGCGTCCATCGGGGAGGGATTGGCCTCATCGCGGATGATGAGACCATCGCGGAATACGATGAGCCGGCCCGCGAAGGCGGCGATGTCGGGCTCATGGGTCACCAGCACCACGGTGATCCCTTTGGAATTCAGCCCTTGGAAAAGGGCCATGATTTCGGTGCTCGAGCGCGTATCGAGGTTGCCGGTGGGCTCGTCGGCGAGGATGACGACGGGGTCGTTGACCATGGCCCGGGCGATGGCTACGCGTTGCTGCTGGCCGCCGGAAAGCTGGTTCGGATGATGATGGACGCGCTTCCCCAAGCCCACCGCCTCCAGGGAGGCCTGCGCTTTCGAACGCATGGTTTGCGGGGAGATTTCGCTTCGGTAGAGCAGGGGCAGTTCCACGTTCTCCAAGGCCGAGGTGCGGCTAAGCAGATTGAAGGACTGGAAAACGAAGCCCAGCTTGCGATTGCGCACCAGGGACAATTCATCGGGCTTCAGCGCCTGGACCGGCCGGCCGTCCAAGTCGTAGCTGCCGGCCGTTGGCTGATCAAGGCAGCCGAGGATGTTCATGAAAGTGGATTTGCCCGAGCCGCTGGCCCCGCTGATGGCCACGAATTCGCCCCGATGGATTTGGGCATCGACGCCGCGCAAGGCCGAAACCGTGACTTCCCCCATGCGGTAGGTTTTGGTCAGGCCGCGCACCGCGATGATGGGGCCGTCCGCGGCAACGGGGCTCAATGCGGGCGTCCTCCGCCCCCGCCGCCCATGCGGGGCATGCCGAATGGCGAGCTCTGGGCCGCCGCCGATCCTTTAGGGGATTCGGTGCCGATGATGACCTCGGCCCCCGGCTCCAAGGGTCCGTCGACTTCGGTGTGGGATCCGTCGCTGAGGCCCGTTTTCACGTCCACCGCTTTGGGCTTCCCCGCTTCCAAGACATACACGCGTCCGAGCCCACGATTCCGCTTGCCGGACCAGGGTCCGCCGCCTTTGCCTCCATGGCCGTCCGAGCTGTCCGAACCGGCCCGGTTCCGGCGCATATGGGCGCTGCCCGCCGAGTCGGCCGGGCTTGCGGCGGCGCCGGGCGCCGAGGAAGCCGTATTGGCGCCGCCGTTCGAATCCGTCTCCGTCTTCTTCCATTCGCCTTTGGCCTTCCGCGGGGAAGCATCGGGCGGGGCGAAACGCAAGGCCGCGATGGGTACCTGGAGTACATCTTCCTTCCGGGCCACCGCGATGGACAGATTGGCCGTCATACCCGGCATCAAGCGCAGATTGGGATTCGGTACGCTGATCAGGACGTCATAGCTGACCACGTTCTGGTTGACGACGGGGTTCAAGCGGATCTGCGAGACTTCGCCCACGAAGTTGGTGTCCGGGTAGGCGTCCACGGTGAAGCTGGCGCTTTGCCCCATGCGCACCTTTCCGATATCGGCTTCGTCCACCGAGGCTTGCACCTGCATCTGGCGCAGGTCGTTGGCGATAGTGAATAGGGTGGGGGTGTTGAAGCTGGCGGCCACGGTTTGCCCGACATCTACGGCGCGCGACAACACGGTGCCGTCGATGGGCGAAACGATGGTGGCGTAACGGAGGTTGATGCGGGCGCGATCGACCTGGGCCTTGGCCGAGGCGAGATTGGCGTTCGCAACGCGCGCGTCCGCCACCGCCTGATCGAGCTCGGACTGGGAGATGAGATCGCGATCGAACAAGGCTTGGGAGCGCTTACGCGTGTCCTCCGCTTGGCGCGCCTGGGCCGCGCTCTTTTCCATGTTGGATAGCGCATCGGAGAGGGAAGCGCGCAACAAGGTGGTGTCGATGCGGGCGATGACCTGGCCCTTTTTCACCTGCGAGTTGAAATCGGCGTAGATGGCCGAGACGGTTCCGGAAACCTGGGTGCCTACCTGCACCGTGAGCACCGCCTGCAAGGTTCCGGTGGCGGTGATCGCGACTTGCAAGGGACCGCGCTCGACGGTCGCGGTGCGCCATTTCACTTCCGGGGCCCCGCGGCCCTTGAACCAGTAGACCCCGCCGGCGATCAATGCCGCTGCCGCGGCGCCCCACAGGGCCTTCGGTAACCAACCTGCCATGTTCACTTCCTACCGTCTGCCGTTCATCATTTGCGGTCTCCCGCCCCGGCCGGTTGGCCGGCCGCGGACACCAGGCTCCCGGCCAGCCGCCGCAAAGCCGTCTCGGCCTGCTTGGCGCTTTGCCGCGCGGTGATCAGCCGGCCCTGGGCGTCGAGCAGGCGAGTTTGCGCGTCCCGGAATTCCAGCGGGGAGGATGCGCCCAGGCGGTAGCGCGCCTGCGCGGCCTCGGCCTGGAGCTTCGCCACCTGGAGGTTCCGGGTTTCCAATCCGATGCGCGTCATGGCCAAAGCGTACTGCCGCCTCGCGACCTCGAAGTCCGCGGCCGCCTGGGATTCGGCATGGGCCGCGCGGGTCGCGCCCGAGCGCACATCGAGACGGGCTTGCCTTACCGCCGTGGGGGTGGAAAGCCGATCGAAGAGCGGCAGGGAAAGATTCACTCCATAAGTGGCGCCTTCCCGGCCGGTGCCCCCGGGCGCGTTCAGGACCGAGGACGAATTAAGCGCATCGGGCGTGGTAGAGTAGTTGAGACCGGCCGACAGGGTGGGGAACCAACGCCCTTGAGCCTGGGACAAGCCGGCTTGGGCGGCGCTCTGCTGCGCGCGCGCATAGGCGACGGAGGCATTGCGATCCGGAAGGCCCTTCTGCCAATCCTCCAAAGGCAAGCCGGGATCGAGAGGAATGGAATCGGCGACCTCGAAGTTCATGGCGGGATCGCGGGCCAGTTCCTGGTTGAGGCGCACCTTGGCGCTTTGCAAGGCCAAGGTCCGATCCAGCCAGGTGGACGAATCCTGGTTCAGATCGGAAAGGGATTGCAACTGCTCGAGTTTCGATCCCGAACCCACCTCCAGTTTGGCCTGCGCCAAGCGCGCCCGGTCCGACGAAGCCGCCAGCTGTTGCTCGATGGCCTGCAATTGCTGCTTCAATTGCACCACGTCGTAATAGGAGACGATCACGGTTTCGAGCAGGTTTTCCAGGTCGAGACGTTCCTGTAAGGTCGCGGCCTGTTCCTGGGCCTTGAGCCGGCGGTAGCCGTTCACGTTTTGGAGCCCGTCGAAAAGGATCCATGTCGCCGAGGCCCCGAGGGTGGTCGTGGGGGAACCGCCCGACACCTTTCCGCTCAGGGAAGCGTTGGCATCGGCCGAGGGCAGGAACTGCCCCACGCCGCCTTCGCGCGCGACCGTGGCGGCCTCGCGTTGATCGCGCGAAACGGAAAGGCCGAAGTTGCGTTCCACCGCTTGGCGGATGGCTTGGTCCAACCCCAAGATATCATCGGCGCGGGTCGGGTAGCAAAGGCATGCGGCCAAGAGGGCGGCGAGGAAGATGCTGCGTGGGCTCATGAAGCCGAGAAGATACTCGCGGGGGGTGTGTAGAACAAAGGATCTCATCGGATTTTAATTGGACAACCCGATGACGATTGGGGTTCCCTTTAGAGCCTCTAACATAATGGTTGCTCGGCTGCGGCCGGCTGCGCGGCCCGGGGCCTGCGTCGGACTCAGTCGCGATATTCTCCGAATATCGCTCCTTCGTCCTCCTTGGCCGCGGGTCGCTCGCTCGGCCTCGCTGCTTCGCCCCCATTATGTTAGAGGCTCTTAGTTCAGGGCTTTCGGTTTGATTTCGATATAGATGGGTTGCTTGTCGCCGGCGCGGCGTTGCGGCGTCGGCGCCGCCGCGGTTAGGGGAGCAGGCGTTTCGGCGGGCGCCCGCACGTTCGAATCCCAGCCTTCGCCATGCGTTGGCAGCACGAATGCGTAAGGGAAATCCCGGACTTGTGTCCCGTACGTTTCCCGCATTTCACCGGGCCGTACGATTCGCGAGCGCATGCCGTCCAAACTAAACAAATGCCGGCCGCCCTGCAATCGCCGTAGTTACTCGCCTCCGCCTCCGTTACAGCCTTCCGGGTTCTCGTCCTCCGCCCGTAAAGTCTCGAATTCCGGCTCTTGGGCCTTGGGGACGAAGATCATGGAATCGGACTTGCCGTTGGCCCGGGGCCGGATCCACAGCAGAATGCGGTCTTGGAAGGGCGCCTCCGGGAAGGCCTGCAAAAGGCTGTCGCTGACCGGTACGATGCGGACGTCGCCGGCTTCGGGAGTAAGCCGCAGGTACCAAGCGCTATCCTTGCGGTCGCGCGCGATGGCCTTGACCGTGAAAGAGTCCAAGCTATCGCAATACTCGCAGATGACGCCGGGAGGGTTTTCCGGCGCGGTGCGGATGGCGATCTCGCTATTGGCCGCGTAGCACGGCACGTAAAGCACCCATCCCTGGCCTTCGACCAGGGTGACTTTGGACCAATGTTCGGGCAGGCTCCGGAGCCAGACGCGTATTTGCGGAGTGGTGGTCACCACCTCGGTACCTTCGCCGGATCGCGTCCGCCGTTCCCGGAGGCCCAACAGGAACACCGACAGCCACATCAGCAGGGCGCCGCCGAACACCACGAATACCACCCATTTGCCGGAGACGCCGGATTGCTTAGGAGGATCGGGAAGGGGTTCGGCCATGGCGTGCCAAGGTAGAAAAACGAGAATCTATATTTCGGCCACAACCTAAGCCTAGGATGAGAACGTGAGCTCATTGACCCAAAGCCCCGCCTGGAAGGCCTTGCAAAACCATCACCGCAGCGCCGCTTCCCTGAAGATGAAGGATCTCTTCGCCGGCGATCCCGGACGCGCGGCGAAGTTCAGCCTGGAAGCGTGCGGGCTTTATCTCGATTACAGCAAGAACCTGATTACGGAGGAAACCCTATCCCTCCTGCGCGCGCTGGCGAAAGAGGCCGCGATCGATCAGGCCAAAGAGGATTTGTTCGCCGGCAAGAAGATCAATACCACCGAGAACCGTGCCGTGCTGCACACGGCCCTGCGCAACCTCGGCAACGCCCCGGTCCTGGTCGACGGGCAGGATGTCATGCCCAAGGTACGGGCGGTGTTGGACAAGATGCGGGATTTCAGCGAGCAGATCCGGACCGGCGCCTGGAAGGGCTTTTCGGGCAAACCCATCAAGCACGTGGTGAACATCGGCATCGGCGGATCGGATCTGGGGCCGGTGATGGTGACCGAGGCCCTCAAGCCGTATTCACGCGATGCTTCCGGGAAGGAAGTGGTGCGCGCCCACTTCGTCTCCAACGTGGACGCCACCCATCTCGCCGAGATCCTGCGCGAAGTGGAATTGGACCAGACCCTATTCATCGTGGCTTCCAAGACCTTCACCACCCAGGAAACCATGACCAACGCCATGAGCGCGCGCGCGGCCCTGCTCATGGCTTGCGGCGGAGATATGTCGGCCGTAGCCAAGCATTTCGTCGCGCTCTCCACCAATCTCAAGGACGTGGCCGCCTTCGGCATCGATCCCAAGAACGCCTTCGAATTCTGGGATTGGGTGGGAGGCCGCTATTCCTGCTGGTCGGCCATCGGGCTTTCCATCGCCCTCTCCGTCGGCTTCGGCCATTTCAAGGACTTCCTCTCCGGCGGCTACGACATGGATCGCCATTTCCGCGAAACCCCCGCCGAGCGTAACCTCCCGGTTACCCTGGCCCTCCTGGGCGTCTGGTACGGGGATTTCTTCGGGGCGCAGACCCACGCCATCCTGCCTTACGACCAATACCTGCATCGCCTCCCGGCCTACTTGCAGCAAGCCGATATGGAGTCCAACGGGAAGTCGGTACGGAAGGACGGCGAGCGGGTCGATTACCAGACCGGGCCCATCATCTGGGGCGAACCCGGCACCAACGGCCAGCATTCCTTCTACCAGCTCATCCACCAGGGGACCAAGGTGATCCCGGCCGACTTCATAGCGCCGGCGCAATCCCACAATCCCATCGGCGATCATCACCGCATCCTCTTGTCCAATTTCTTCGCCCAGACCGAAGCCCTCATGGTCGGCAAGACCTTCGACGAGGCGCTGGCCGAGCTGAAGACCGGTGGGATGCCGGATGCCGATGCCAAGCGCGTGGCGCCGCATAAGGTCTTCGAGGGGAACAAGCCCACCAATTCCATCCTCTTCCAAAAGCTCACGCCGCACTTGCTGGGATCCCTGGTCGCCCTGTACGAACACAAGATTTTCGTGCAAGGCATCATCTGGGGGATCAACAGCTATGATCAGATGGGCGTGGAGCTGGGCAAGCAATTGGCCAAGAAGATCCTGCCCGAACTGGAGGCGGGGGAAAAGGATGCCAACGTGGCGCTGAAGCACGATGGGTCGACCAACACCTTGATCCGGAAGTATCTGAAAGAACGGGTTTGAAAGCGGCTCGCCTCGTCCCCGTGTTGGGGCTTCTCGTTTCGGATTGCACGACCACGCGCTATGTGCGGCCATCCGAGGAATTCGCCTACCGGGGCCGGGCGCAATTGATCGTAAGCGATGCGGATGGGGACGCGCGGGCGGTGGAGGTGGAGGCCGTGCGCGCCCATGGCGATACGGTGCTCGCATCGGACGGCGATTCCCTGATGGATCTGCGCTTCCGCTCCGCGGACGTGCGACGGTTGGTGGTGCGCAACGCCAAAAGAGGCGCGTGGCAAGGCATGGGCCTGGGCCTGGCGGCGGGAACCGCCGTCGGGTTCGTTTGGGGAAGCATTTTGGAAAGCGAAGTACCGGATGAGGTCTGCGAAGGGGATCCGTCCGGCCCATCCGCCAATTGCAGGAAAACCGGTCCCAAGGAGATTTTCCTCTACGGCGGAACCCTGCTGGGAAGCCTGGGCGGTATGGCTGCGGGAGGGTTGGCCGGAGCTTGGTTGGCCGCGAAAACCGAATTCGTTTTCAAGGATACGCTCGTCGCGGAGAGAACCGCTCCTACCCTCCAAGGTCGTTCCGGCGGTCGTTGAAGGGCATGCCCTCCGCGTCGATCCCTCAGGGATTGGCCGCCGCTTCCGCCTCCGATTCCGCCCCATCGTTCCCCGAGCCCATCTCCGATCCGCCCAAGGCCGAGCGCATCGCTTCTTGGAAACGGTTCCAGACGTAATCGCTTTGCGCGCGCGGCACCGCGCCGATGCGCTTCCATTCGCGTTCCAGCTGCTCGCCGCGCCGCGCAGAGGCGGGCCCGGGATTACGGGCCAGCTCTTCGGCCTCGGCGATCAATTCGAGCTTCCGCTCCAGGTTGGCTTGCGGGTCTTCCGGGCGCAGGCCCAGGGCCGCGCGGCGCTCTTCGAAGAAGCCGTCGCAGGCCGCATGGAAGCGCTCCCAGATGGAGTCGCTCAGCTCCCGTGGCACCGGCCCGAGTTTTTTCCATTCCCTTTGCAGGGCCTTGATGGTCTCGGTGGCGGCGTTCCAATCGACGGCCCCGC
This region of Fibrobacterota bacterium genomic DNA includes:
- a CDS encoding ABC transporter ATP-binding protein, with the translated sequence MIAVRGLTKTYRMGEVTVSALRGVDAQIHRGEFVAISGASGSGKSTFMNILGCLDQPTAGSYDLDGRPVQALKPDELSLVRNRKLGFVFQSFNLLSRTSALENVELPLLYRSEISPQTMRSKAQASLEAVGLGKRVHHHPNQLSGGQQQRVAIARAMVNDPVVILADEPTGNLDTRSSTEIMALFQGLNSKGITVVLVTHEPDIAAFAGRLIVFRDGLIIRDEANPSPMDARAELAKLKPAEGIA
- a CDS encoding efflux RND transporter periplasmic adaptor subunit: MAGWLPKALWGAAAAALIAGGVYWFKGRGAPEVKWRTATVERGPLQVAITATGTLQAVLTVQVGTQVSGTVSAIYADFNSQVKKGQVIARIDTTLLRASLSDALSNMEKSAAQARQAEDTRKRSQALFDRDLISQSELDQAVADARVANANLASAKAQVDRARINLRYATIVSPIDGTVLSRAVDVGQTVAASFNTPTLFTIANDLRQMQVQASVDEADIGKVRMGQSASFTVDAYPDTNFVGEVSQIRLNPVVNQNVVSYDVLISVPNPNLRLMPGMTANLSIAVARKEDVLQVPIAALRFAPPDASPRKAKGEWKKTETDSNGGANTASSAPGAAASPADSAGSAHMRRNRAGSDSSDGHGGKGGGPWSGKRNRGLGRVYVLEAGKPKAVDVKTGLSDGSHTEVDGPLEPGAEVIIGTESPKGSAAAQSSPFGMPRMGGGGGGRPH
- a CDS encoding TolC family protein; the protein is MSPRSIFLAALLAACLCYPTRADDILGLDQAIRQAVERNFGLSVSRDQREAATVAREGGVGQFLPSADANASLSGKVSGGSPTTTLGASATWILFDGLQNVNGYRRLKAQEQAATLQERLDLENLLETVIVSYYDVVQLKQQLQAIEQQLAASSDRARLAQAKLEVGSGSKLEQLQSLSDLNQDSSTWLDRTLALQSAKVRLNQELARDPAMNFEVADSIPLDPGLPLEDWQKGLPDRNASVAYARAQQSAAQAGLSQAQGRWFPTLSAGLNYSTTPDALNSSSVLNAPGGTGREGATYGVNLSLPLFDRLSTPTAVRQARLDVRSGATRAAHAESQAAADFEVARRQYALAMTRIGLETRNLQVAKLQAEAAQARYRLGASSPLEFRDAQTRLLDAQGRLITARQSAKQAETALRRLAGSLVSAAGQPAGAGDRK
- the pgi gene encoding glucose-6-phosphate isomerase yields the protein MSSLTQSPAWKALQNHHRSAASLKMKDLFAGDPGRAAKFSLEACGLYLDYSKNLITEETLSLLRALAKEAAIDQAKEDLFAGKKINTTENRAVLHTALRNLGNAPVLVDGQDVMPKVRAVLDKMRDFSEQIRTGAWKGFSGKPIKHVVNIGIGGSDLGPVMVTEALKPYSRDASGKEVVRAHFVSNVDATHLAEILREVELDQTLFIVASKTFTTQETMTNAMSARAALLMACGGDMSAVAKHFVALSTNLKDVAAFGIDPKNAFEFWDWVGGRYSCWSAIGLSIALSVGFGHFKDFLSGGYDMDRHFRETPAERNLPVTLALLGVWYGDFFGAQTHAILPYDQYLHRLPAYLQQADMESNGKSVRKDGERVDYQTGPIIWGEPGTNGQHSFYQLIHQGTKVIPADFIAPAQSHNPIGDHHRILLSNFFAQTEALMVGKTFDEALAELKTGGMPDADAKRVAPHKVFEGNKPTNSILFQKLTPHLLGSLVALYEHKIFVQGIIWGINSYDQMGVELGKQLAKKILPELEAGEKDANVALKHDGSTNTLIRKYLKERV